From one Brachypodium distachyon strain Bd21 chromosome 4, Brachypodium_distachyon_v3.0, whole genome shotgun sequence genomic stretch:
- the LOC112272408 gene encoding uncharacterized protein CG45076-like isoform X2: MKEQIAGDKLCKLVSKRKKLPHRALDMWKYNRMHQKDIFSEPMVHGMCTDLHNTYTAEFPRILQEANAEIPQKVAPFDLNEIAQEVAQIAQEATAQEEAAVQIAQEEAAAQIAQEAAQEEVAPFDLNEIAPEAAQDMDVQEEVAPFDLNEIAPEAAQDMDVQEEADQDLDAQEEADAQEHPKAELTNEQRHAVYFALEVIRTRDGEIQAQDKYITAALMDTSVRTVERIWAKALAQIARGEEVNVSNKKKGNVGRKKKDLDLPRVLTIPLNKRKTIRSLAKSLGVCHSTLHQRFMLGDLK; encoded by the exons ATGAAGGAACAAATTGCTGGCGACAAACTATGTAAGTTGGTTTCGAAAAGGAAGAAGCTACCCCATAGAGCATTGGATATGTGGAAATATAACAGGATGCACCAAAAGGATATCTTCTCTGAACCTATGGTACACG GAATGTGTACTGACCTACATAACACCTACACTGCTGAGTTCCCTCGGATTCTTCAAGAAGCTAATGCTGAGATTCCTCAAAAAGTTGCTCCTTTTGATTTGAATGAGATTGCTCAAGAAGTTGCTCAAATTGCTCAAGAAGCCACTgctcaagaagaagctgctgTCCAGATTgctcaagaagaagctgctgCCCAGATTGCTcaagaagctgctcaagaagAAGTTGCTCCTTTTGATTTGAATGAGATTGCTccagaagctgctcaagatatGGATGTTCAAGAAGAAGTTGCTCCTTTTGATTTGAATGAGATTGCTccagaagctgctcaagatatggatgttcaagaagaagctgatCAAGATTTGGATGCtcaagaagaagctgatgCTCAAGAACATCCAAAAGCAGAATTGACAAATGAGCAAAGGCATGCTGTCTACTTTGCTTTGGAGGTAATCAGGACTAGAGATGGAGAAATTCAAGCACAAGACAAGTATATCACTGCAGCCTTGATGGATACAAGTGTGCGGACTGTTGAGAGAATATGGGCCAAAGCCCTGGCACAGATTGCACGAGGTGAAGAAGTTAACGTATCAAATAAGAAGAAAGGTAATGTTGGCCGAAAAAAGAAAGACCTGGATCTGCCAAGGGTACTCACAATACCACTCAACAAAAGGAAGACCATTCGGAGTCTGGCAAAATCATTGGGTGTGTGCCACTCAACCTTACACCAAAGGTTTATGCTGGGTGATTTGAAATGA
- the LOC100829045 gene encoding nodulin homeobox isoform X3 produces the protein MVILLNCQTSSLMIDMVSAIEELSGLPSRELSEMLKESESFVLQYKAEDGGPKQVDMEKLVSSLPLHLLAVCLELGRDSDLTYVLRGIRFLHSLSELATRYTRLEQLLLDDVKLSEQVMDLILFVLTILAHQKKENHLGASPFIHSSLVAASLHLLTSYFSSQCHELVHILLAHSKVDIFMDVAFESLHEDMKLLSLRLSTLGTDAFPVGPFDSQLTHFICQQCEASLQFLLLLCQQKLFRDRIFKNKELCRKGGILSLSLTILKLGVPECLQGSTHIVSSISRLKAKVLSIVLQLCEAESISYLDEVATLPKSMQLGQTLALEVLDLLKTAFGRKEKPAAGSHDKSFPMGSVLISALRLVDVFSDDSNFRSSFITNTIPFLTQILATPHDEFSSSWCSVNMPVIEEDANLEYDPFGAAELALVAASDIDMLTEAKANYSCPLRTISVSTITYAQTRTSYVVKIIANLHVFVPNICEEQERDLFLQKFQKYLLSESPRPSLDHPASDEATTVCRNLESLSRYAKSLIPNHLLNEEDVQLLSEFAYKLQKWCESLAGLRTLQDAQNMEESTPTPSMKQEGNARDETPRKRASINCGLLQNSVGQNLIHLGVARTTKTGYPGVSTATSTVLQHCRSVDHFKTPEPTTESGLQDDDERQRKRKKRTIMNDGQVNEIENALNDEPEMHKNATSLQAWAEKLSGQGSEITSSQLKNWLNNRKAKLARVAKERGVPCEGDNADKPSTPATSHFGDSSESAGEESYFPPPRVMNALGISKGNGQLNQGTNDTTTQAESNQNIMMSCPFTKSYSFELGRPVLLIDNQGNEIGRGEIFQVEGMAQGKSLTESHICIINITDLKIEKWRELPHPSEASGRTFQEAESRHGGVMRVAWDVIRLAPVVP, from the exons ATG GTAATTCTCCTGAACTGCCAAACGAGTTCACTT ATGATAGACATGGTTTCTGCTATTGAAGAGCTTAGTGGGCTACCTTCTAGGGAACTTAGTGAGATGCTGAAGGAGTCAGAGAGCTTTGTTTTGCAGTACAAGGCAGAAGATGGAGGTCCAAAGCAG GTGGACATGGAAAAACTTGTATCGTCgcttcctcttcatcttcttgcTGTATGTTTGGAGCTTGGAAGAGATTCAGATTTAACATATGTACTTCGTGGCATCCGCTTTTTGCATAGTTTATCTGAGCTAGCAACTCGTTACACTAGGCTGGAGCAG CTTCTTCTGGATGATGTGAAATTATCTGAACAAGTCATGGACCTAATATTATTTGTGCTAACTATTCTGGCCCACCAGAAGAAG GAAAATCATCTTGGTGCTTCTCCCTTTATACATTCATCACTTGTAGCAGCAAGTCTTCATCTGTTGACAAGTTACTTTTCATCTCAGTGCCATGAACTTGTTCATATTCTTCTTGCACATTCAAAG GTTGATATATTTATGGATGTGGCATTTGAGAGTCTGCATGAAGATATGAAGTTATTGAGTCTCAGGCTATCAACATTGGGCACCGATGCCTTTCCTGTTGGTCCTTTTGACTCACAACTTACCCACTTCATCTGCCAACAGTGCGAAGCATCATTAcaatttcttttgttgctGTGCCAGCAGAAGTTGTTTCGAGATCGTATTTTTAAAAACAAG GAGCTCTGTAGAAAAGGAGGTATACTGTCACTCTCTCTGACTATATTGAAGTTAGGTGTTCCAGAATGTCTGCAGGGATCAACTCATATTGTTTCTTCCATTTCCAGACTGAAGGCAAAAGTCCTTTCTATT GTGCTACAACTTTGCGAAGCTGAAAGTATTTCTTACCTTGATGAAGTTGCCACTTTACCGAAGAGCATGCAACTAGGGCAAACCTTGGCACTCGAG GTTCTTGATTTGCTGAAAACTGCATttggaagaaaggaaaaacctGCGGCTGGTTCTCATGATAAGAGTTTCCCCATGGGTTCTGTGCTTATCAGTGCGTTACGTCTTGTTGATGTATTCTCTGACGATTCAAACTTCAGATCGTCCTTCATAACTAATACT ATTCCCTTTCTGACCCAAATTTTGGCTACTCCTCATGATGAGTTTTCCTCGAGTTGGTGCTCTGTCAATATGCCAGTGATTGAAGAAGATGCTAATCTAGAATATGATCCATTTGGTGCAGCTGAGTTGGCACTGGTAGCTGCTTCCGATATCGATATGTTAACTGAAGCTAAAGCTAACTATTCATGCCCTTTGCGCACTATCAGTGTGTCTACAATAACATATGCCCAGACAAGAACGTCATATGTGGTGAAAATAATAGCAAATTTGCATGTCTTTGTTCCAAACATATGTGAAG AGCAAGAAAGAGAcctttttcttcagaaatttCAGAAATACTTGTTATCAGAGAGTCCTAGGCCATCATTGGACCATCCAGCATCTGATGAGGCCACTACAGTTTGTAGAAACTTGG AATCTTTGTCCCGTTATGCTAAATCATTAATTCCTAATCACTTATTAAATGAGGAAGATGTGCAATTATTAAG TGAATTTGCTTACAAGTTACAAAAATGGTGTGAATCACTAGCAGGACTGAGAACATTGCAG GATGCACAGAACATGGAAGAGTCTACACCAACACCCTCCATGAAACAAGAGGGAAATGCTAGGGATGAGACTCCAAGAAAGCGTGCCAGCATAAATTGTGGGCTCCTGCAGAATTCAGTTGGTCAAAACCTAATTCATCTTGGTGTTGCGAGAACAACTAAGACAGGCTATCCGGGGGTCAGTACTGCTACTAGTACAGTACTCCAGCACTGTAGAAGCGTAGATCATTTCAAAACACCAGAACCTACAACAGAAAGTGGTCTTcaagatgatgatgagagGCAACGTAAGAGAAAGAAGCGAACCATTATGAATGATGGGCAAGTAAATGAAATTGAGAATGCTCTAAATGATGAGCCTGAGATGCATAAGAATGCAACTTCACTTCAGGCATGGGCAGAGAAATTGAGTGGGCAG GGTTCAGAGATAACATCATCACAACTAAAGAACTG GCTAAACAACAGAAAAGCTAAGCTTGCTCGTGTTGCGAAAGAAAGAGGAGTACCATGTGAGGGTGATAATGCTGATAAGCCATCTACACCAGCTACTTCTCACTTTGGTGACTCCTCAGAAAGTGCTGGTGAGGAGAGCTATTTTCCACCTCCAAGGGTGATGAATGCTCTAGGCATATCAAAAGGCAACGGACAGCTAAATCAAGGCACCAATGATACAACTACGCAGGCAGAGTCCAACCAAAACATCATGATGAGCTGCCCTTTTACAAAATCATATTCTTTCGAGCTTGGGCGTCCGGTTTTGTTGATCGACAATCAAGGGAACGAAATTGGAAGAGGGGAGATTTTCCAAGTCGAAGGCATGGCACAAGGGAAGAGCCTAACAGAGAGTCACATCTGTATTATCAATATTACCGATCTTAAGATTGAGAAATGGAGGGAGCTCCCTCATCCCTCCGAGGCATCTGGAAGAACGTTCCAAGAGGCGGAATCAAGGCATGGTGGCGTGATGAGGGTGGCATGGGATGTTATCAGGCTTGCTCCAGTGGTGCCGTAA
- the LOC112272408 gene encoding uncharacterized protein LOC112272408 isoform X1 translates to MTDANKIKRLQFCVSMLDDDGLTTPCPFFKKMDNVVHIDEKWFYMIRISNNYYLLPGEPRPLRTVQNKNSIGKVMFLTAVAKPRFGEGGEVTFDGKIGTCAFVEEMPAKKNSKHRDRGTLEVKSVTVTRDVMREFICKKVIPAIQDRWPDEDVGRTILIQQDNAKPHLLPTDDAFQRVVDETDLDIKLIQQPPNSPDMNVLDLCFFRSLRSLTDSRAPTTIKELIEGVEEEYNNYDVQKLARSFITLQYCMTEAMKVEGGIGYDLPHKHKERAEGKLPFITADLLAKTKALIEGQAEKENVR, encoded by the coding sequence ATGACAGACGCAAACAAGATTAAGAGACTACAATTTTGCGTCTCGATGCTTGACGATGATGGCTTGACAACTCCTTGCCCTTTCTTCAAGAAAATGGACAATGTCGTCCACATCGATGAAAAGTGGTTCTACATGATCCGAATAAGCAACAACTACTATCTCCTTCCTGGTGAACCACGACCATTGCGCACAGTGCAGAATAAGAACAGCATTGGCAAAGTTATGTTCTTGACGGCTGTGGCGAAGCCAAGATTTGGTGAAGGTGGAGAGGTCACATTTGATGGAAAGATAGGCACCTGCGCCTTTGTCGAAGAGATGCcagctaaaaaaaactccaaaCACAGAGATAGGGGGACACTTGAAGTGAAATCAGTGACTGTTACACGTGATGTCATGAGAGAGTTCATTTGCAAGAAGGTCATTCCAGCTATCCAGGATCGGTGGCCAGATGAGGATGTAGGAAGAACAATCCTTATACAACAAGATAACGCTAAACCTCATCTCCTCCCTACTGATGATGCTTTTCAACGAGTCGTGGACGAGACTGATCTGGACATTAAGTTGATACAGCAGCCTCCAAACAGTCCGGACATGAATGTCCTCGACCTGTGCTTCTTCAGGTCCCTCCGGTCACTCACCGATAGCAGAGCACCAACAACTATCAAAGAACTAATAGAGGGTGTGGAGGAAGAATACAATAACTACGATGTCCAGAAGCTCGCTCGAAGCTTCATTACACTGCAGTACTGTATGACTGAGGCTATGAAAGTGGAAGGAGGAATTGGCTACGACCTCCCGCACAAGCATAAGGAGCGCGCAGAAGGGAAGCTACCATTTATCACGGCAGATTTACTGGCAAAAACCAAAGCACTTATAGAAGGACAGGCCGAGAAAGAAAATGTGAGGTAG
- the LOC100829045 gene encoding nodulin homeobox isoform X2 encodes MMIDMVSAIEELSGLPSRELSEMLKESESFVLQYKAEDGGPKQVDMEKLVSSLPLHLLAVCLELGRDSDLTYVLRGIRFLHSLSELATRYTRLEQLLLDDVKLSEQVMDLILFVLTILAHQKKENHLGASPFIHSSLVAASLHLLTSYFSSQCHELVHILLAHSKVDIFMDVAFESLHEDMKLLSLRLSTLGTDAFPVGPFDSQLTHFICQQCEASLQFLLLLCQQKLFRDRIFKNKELCRKGGILSLSLTILKLGVPECLQGSTHIVSSISRLKAKVLSIVLQLCEAESISYLDEVATLPKSMQLGQTLALEVLDLLKTAFGRKEKPAAGSHDKSFPMGSVLISALRLVDVFSDDSNFRSSFITNTIPFLTQILATPHDEFSSSWCSVNMPVIEEDANLEYDPFGAAELALVAASDIDMLTEAKANYSCPLRTISVSTITYAQTRTSYVVKIIANLHVFVPNICEEQERDLFLQKFQKYLLSESPRPSLDHPASDEATTVCRNLESLSRYAKSLIPNHLLNEEDVQLLSEFAYKLQKWCESLAGLRTLQVAKSETSLQIKEDLQKVIHHLTGRLTTVPNSNMNNPLKDAQNMEESTPTPSMKQEGNARDETPRKRASINCGLLQNSVGQNLIHLGVARTTKTGYPGVSTATSTVLQHCRSVDHFKTPEPTTESGLQDDDERQRKRKKRTIMNDGQVNEIENALNDEPEMHKNATSLQAWAEKLSGQGSEITSSQLKNWLNNRKAKLARVAKERGVPCEGDNADKPSTPATSHFGDSSESAGEESYFPPPRVMNALGISKGNGQLNQGTNDTTTQAESNQNIMMSCPFTKSYSFELGRPVLLIDNQGNEIGRGEIFQVEGMAQGKSLTESHICIINITDLKIEKWRELPHPSEASGRTFQEAESRHGGVMRVAWDVIRLAPVVP; translated from the exons ATG ATGATAGACATGGTTTCTGCTATTGAAGAGCTTAGTGGGCTACCTTCTAGGGAACTTAGTGAGATGCTGAAGGAGTCAGAGAGCTTTGTTTTGCAGTACAAGGCAGAAGATGGAGGTCCAAAGCAG GTGGACATGGAAAAACTTGTATCGTCgcttcctcttcatcttcttgcTGTATGTTTGGAGCTTGGAAGAGATTCAGATTTAACATATGTACTTCGTGGCATCCGCTTTTTGCATAGTTTATCTGAGCTAGCAACTCGTTACACTAGGCTGGAGCAG CTTCTTCTGGATGATGTGAAATTATCTGAACAAGTCATGGACCTAATATTATTTGTGCTAACTATTCTGGCCCACCAGAAGAAG GAAAATCATCTTGGTGCTTCTCCCTTTATACATTCATCACTTGTAGCAGCAAGTCTTCATCTGTTGACAAGTTACTTTTCATCTCAGTGCCATGAACTTGTTCATATTCTTCTTGCACATTCAAAG GTTGATATATTTATGGATGTGGCATTTGAGAGTCTGCATGAAGATATGAAGTTATTGAGTCTCAGGCTATCAACATTGGGCACCGATGCCTTTCCTGTTGGTCCTTTTGACTCACAACTTACCCACTTCATCTGCCAACAGTGCGAAGCATCATTAcaatttcttttgttgctGTGCCAGCAGAAGTTGTTTCGAGATCGTATTTTTAAAAACAAG GAGCTCTGTAGAAAAGGAGGTATACTGTCACTCTCTCTGACTATATTGAAGTTAGGTGTTCCAGAATGTCTGCAGGGATCAACTCATATTGTTTCTTCCATTTCCAGACTGAAGGCAAAAGTCCTTTCTATT GTGCTACAACTTTGCGAAGCTGAAAGTATTTCTTACCTTGATGAAGTTGCCACTTTACCGAAGAGCATGCAACTAGGGCAAACCTTGGCACTCGAG GTTCTTGATTTGCTGAAAACTGCATttggaagaaaggaaaaacctGCGGCTGGTTCTCATGATAAGAGTTTCCCCATGGGTTCTGTGCTTATCAGTGCGTTACGTCTTGTTGATGTATTCTCTGACGATTCAAACTTCAGATCGTCCTTCATAACTAATACT ATTCCCTTTCTGACCCAAATTTTGGCTACTCCTCATGATGAGTTTTCCTCGAGTTGGTGCTCTGTCAATATGCCAGTGATTGAAGAAGATGCTAATCTAGAATATGATCCATTTGGTGCAGCTGAGTTGGCACTGGTAGCTGCTTCCGATATCGATATGTTAACTGAAGCTAAAGCTAACTATTCATGCCCTTTGCGCACTATCAGTGTGTCTACAATAACATATGCCCAGACAAGAACGTCATATGTGGTGAAAATAATAGCAAATTTGCATGTCTTTGTTCCAAACATATGTGAAG AGCAAGAAAGAGAcctttttcttcagaaatttCAGAAATACTTGTTATCAGAGAGTCCTAGGCCATCATTGGACCATCCAGCATCTGATGAGGCCACTACAGTTTGTAGAAACTTGG AATCTTTGTCCCGTTATGCTAAATCATTAATTCCTAATCACTTATTAAATGAGGAAGATGTGCAATTATTAAG TGAATTTGCTTACAAGTTACAAAAATGGTGTGAATCACTAGCAGGACTGAGAACATTGCAG GTGGCAAAAAGTGAGACATCATTACAAATCAAGGAAGATTTGCAAAAAGTGATACATCATTTAACGGGAAGGTTAACTACTGTTCCAAATTCCAATATGAATAACCCTCTCAAG GATGCACAGAACATGGAAGAGTCTACACCAACACCCTCCATGAAACAAGAGGGAAATGCTAGGGATGAGACTCCAAGAAAGCGTGCCAGCATAAATTGTGGGCTCCTGCAGAATTCAGTTGGTCAAAACCTAATTCATCTTGGTGTTGCGAGAACAACTAAGACAGGCTATCCGGGGGTCAGTACTGCTACTAGTACAGTACTCCAGCACTGTAGAAGCGTAGATCATTTCAAAACACCAGAACCTACAACAGAAAGTGGTCTTcaagatgatgatgagagGCAACGTAAGAGAAAGAAGCGAACCATTATGAATGATGGGCAAGTAAATGAAATTGAGAATGCTCTAAATGATGAGCCTGAGATGCATAAGAATGCAACTTCACTTCAGGCATGGGCAGAGAAATTGAGTGGGCAG GGTTCAGAGATAACATCATCACAACTAAAGAACTG GCTAAACAACAGAAAAGCTAAGCTTGCTCGTGTTGCGAAAGAAAGAGGAGTACCATGTGAGGGTGATAATGCTGATAAGCCATCTACACCAGCTACTTCTCACTTTGGTGACTCCTCAGAAAGTGCTGGTGAGGAGAGCTATTTTCCACCTCCAAGGGTGATGAATGCTCTAGGCATATCAAAAGGCAACGGACAGCTAAATCAAGGCACCAATGATACAACTACGCAGGCAGAGTCCAACCAAAACATCATGATGAGCTGCCCTTTTACAAAATCATATTCTTTCGAGCTTGGGCGTCCGGTTTTGTTGATCGACAATCAAGGGAACGAAATTGGAAGAGGGGAGATTTTCCAAGTCGAAGGCATGGCACAAGGGAAGAGCCTAACAGAGAGTCACATCTGTATTATCAATATTACCGATCTTAAGATTGAGAAATGGAGGGAGCTCCCTCATCCCTCCGAGGCATCTGGAAGAACGTTCCAAGAGGCGGAATCAAGGCATGGTGGCGTGATGAGGGTGGCATGGGATGTTATCAGGCTTGCTCCAGTGGTGCCGTAA
- the LOC100829045 gene encoding nodulin homeobox isoform X1: MVILLNCQTSSLMIDMVSAIEELSGLPSRELSEMLKESESFVLQYKAEDGGPKQVDMEKLVSSLPLHLLAVCLELGRDSDLTYVLRGIRFLHSLSELATRYTRLEQLLLDDVKLSEQVMDLILFVLTILAHQKKENHLGASPFIHSSLVAASLHLLTSYFSSQCHELVHILLAHSKVDIFMDVAFESLHEDMKLLSLRLSTLGTDAFPVGPFDSQLTHFICQQCEASLQFLLLLCQQKLFRDRIFKNKELCRKGGILSLSLTILKLGVPECLQGSTHIVSSISRLKAKVLSIVLQLCEAESISYLDEVATLPKSMQLGQTLALEVLDLLKTAFGRKEKPAAGSHDKSFPMGSVLISALRLVDVFSDDSNFRSSFITNTIPFLTQILATPHDEFSSSWCSVNMPVIEEDANLEYDPFGAAELALVAASDIDMLTEAKANYSCPLRTISVSTITYAQTRTSYVVKIIANLHVFVPNICEEQERDLFLQKFQKYLLSESPRPSLDHPASDEATTVCRNLESLSRYAKSLIPNHLLNEEDVQLLSEFAYKLQKWCESLAGLRTLQVAKSETSLQIKEDLQKVIHHLTGRLTTVPNSNMNNPLKDAQNMEESTPTPSMKQEGNARDETPRKRASINCGLLQNSVGQNLIHLGVARTTKTGYPGVSTATSTVLQHCRSVDHFKTPEPTTESGLQDDDERQRKRKKRTIMNDGQVNEIENALNDEPEMHKNATSLQAWAEKLSGQGSEITSSQLKNWLNNRKAKLARVAKERGVPCEGDNADKPSTPATSHFGDSSESAGEESYFPPPRVMNALGISKGNGQLNQGTNDTTTQAESNQNIMMSCPFTKSYSFELGRPVLLIDNQGNEIGRGEIFQVEGMAQGKSLTESHICIINITDLKIEKWRELPHPSEASGRTFQEAESRHGGVMRVAWDVIRLAPVVP, translated from the exons ATG GTAATTCTCCTGAACTGCCAAACGAGTTCACTT ATGATAGACATGGTTTCTGCTATTGAAGAGCTTAGTGGGCTACCTTCTAGGGAACTTAGTGAGATGCTGAAGGAGTCAGAGAGCTTTGTTTTGCAGTACAAGGCAGAAGATGGAGGTCCAAAGCAG GTGGACATGGAAAAACTTGTATCGTCgcttcctcttcatcttcttgcTGTATGTTTGGAGCTTGGAAGAGATTCAGATTTAACATATGTACTTCGTGGCATCCGCTTTTTGCATAGTTTATCTGAGCTAGCAACTCGTTACACTAGGCTGGAGCAG CTTCTTCTGGATGATGTGAAATTATCTGAACAAGTCATGGACCTAATATTATTTGTGCTAACTATTCTGGCCCACCAGAAGAAG GAAAATCATCTTGGTGCTTCTCCCTTTATACATTCATCACTTGTAGCAGCAAGTCTTCATCTGTTGACAAGTTACTTTTCATCTCAGTGCCATGAACTTGTTCATATTCTTCTTGCACATTCAAAG GTTGATATATTTATGGATGTGGCATTTGAGAGTCTGCATGAAGATATGAAGTTATTGAGTCTCAGGCTATCAACATTGGGCACCGATGCCTTTCCTGTTGGTCCTTTTGACTCACAACTTACCCACTTCATCTGCCAACAGTGCGAAGCATCATTAcaatttcttttgttgctGTGCCAGCAGAAGTTGTTTCGAGATCGTATTTTTAAAAACAAG GAGCTCTGTAGAAAAGGAGGTATACTGTCACTCTCTCTGACTATATTGAAGTTAGGTGTTCCAGAATGTCTGCAGGGATCAACTCATATTGTTTCTTCCATTTCCAGACTGAAGGCAAAAGTCCTTTCTATT GTGCTACAACTTTGCGAAGCTGAAAGTATTTCTTACCTTGATGAAGTTGCCACTTTACCGAAGAGCATGCAACTAGGGCAAACCTTGGCACTCGAG GTTCTTGATTTGCTGAAAACTGCATttggaagaaaggaaaaacctGCGGCTGGTTCTCATGATAAGAGTTTCCCCATGGGTTCTGTGCTTATCAGTGCGTTACGTCTTGTTGATGTATTCTCTGACGATTCAAACTTCAGATCGTCCTTCATAACTAATACT ATTCCCTTTCTGACCCAAATTTTGGCTACTCCTCATGATGAGTTTTCCTCGAGTTGGTGCTCTGTCAATATGCCAGTGATTGAAGAAGATGCTAATCTAGAATATGATCCATTTGGTGCAGCTGAGTTGGCACTGGTAGCTGCTTCCGATATCGATATGTTAACTGAAGCTAAAGCTAACTATTCATGCCCTTTGCGCACTATCAGTGTGTCTACAATAACATATGCCCAGACAAGAACGTCATATGTGGTGAAAATAATAGCAAATTTGCATGTCTTTGTTCCAAACATATGTGAAG AGCAAGAAAGAGAcctttttcttcagaaatttCAGAAATACTTGTTATCAGAGAGTCCTAGGCCATCATTGGACCATCCAGCATCTGATGAGGCCACTACAGTTTGTAGAAACTTGG AATCTTTGTCCCGTTATGCTAAATCATTAATTCCTAATCACTTATTAAATGAGGAAGATGTGCAATTATTAAG TGAATTTGCTTACAAGTTACAAAAATGGTGTGAATCACTAGCAGGACTGAGAACATTGCAG GTGGCAAAAAGTGAGACATCATTACAAATCAAGGAAGATTTGCAAAAAGTGATACATCATTTAACGGGAAGGTTAACTACTGTTCCAAATTCCAATATGAATAACCCTCTCAAG GATGCACAGAACATGGAAGAGTCTACACCAACACCCTCCATGAAACAAGAGGGAAATGCTAGGGATGAGACTCCAAGAAAGCGTGCCAGCATAAATTGTGGGCTCCTGCAGAATTCAGTTGGTCAAAACCTAATTCATCTTGGTGTTGCGAGAACAACTAAGACAGGCTATCCGGGGGTCAGTACTGCTACTAGTACAGTACTCCAGCACTGTAGAAGCGTAGATCATTTCAAAACACCAGAACCTACAACAGAAAGTGGTCTTcaagatgatgatgagagGCAACGTAAGAGAAAGAAGCGAACCATTATGAATGATGGGCAAGTAAATGAAATTGAGAATGCTCTAAATGATGAGCCTGAGATGCATAAGAATGCAACTTCACTTCAGGCATGGGCAGAGAAATTGAGTGGGCAG GGTTCAGAGATAACATCATCACAACTAAAGAACTG GCTAAACAACAGAAAAGCTAAGCTTGCTCGTGTTGCGAAAGAAAGAGGAGTACCATGTGAGGGTGATAATGCTGATAAGCCATCTACACCAGCTACTTCTCACTTTGGTGACTCCTCAGAAAGTGCTGGTGAGGAGAGCTATTTTCCACCTCCAAGGGTGATGAATGCTCTAGGCATATCAAAAGGCAACGGACAGCTAAATCAAGGCACCAATGATACAACTACGCAGGCAGAGTCCAACCAAAACATCATGATGAGCTGCCCTTTTACAAAATCATATTCTTTCGAGCTTGGGCGTCCGGTTTTGTTGATCGACAATCAAGGGAACGAAATTGGAAGAGGGGAGATTTTCCAAGTCGAAGGCATGGCACAAGGGAAGAGCCTAACAGAGAGTCACATCTGTATTATCAATATTACCGATCTTAAGATTGAGAAATGGAGGGAGCTCCCTCATCCCTCCGAGGCATCTGGAAGAACGTTCCAAGAGGCGGAATCAAGGCATGGTGGCGTGATGAGGGTGGCATGGGATGTTATCAGGCTTGCTCCAGTGGTGCCGTAA